The following are encoded together in the Chloroflexota bacterium genome:
- a CDS encoding ABC transporter ATP-binding protein yields MQQPPAHLIETRGLTKHFEPRVPRSRPWEIVRRRRASQASAEPIMAVRELNLCIPAGECYGLLGPNGAGKTTTVKMISTLLEPTAGAALVCGYDTVQEGADVRGSIGVMFAGERGLYWRLTGRENLELFGRMEYMTGSAIRERTERLLDHLGLADRADQLVETYSTGMKQRLNLARTLLHDPPVLMLDEPTAALDPAAARGTRRLIRELSREGKAVLLTTHSMHEAEEICDRVGIIHRGVLVAEGAPRELIREAGLEPRLELRLGGDLQAARTALGNQALWWGDAADDGSIEAAVRAADGWRTAHALDERLRRDGVTIEDARLRDATLEDAFIKLTGVRLEGPFERV; encoded by the coding sequence ATGCAGCAGCCACCGGCACACCTGATCGAAACGCGGGGACTCACCAAGCACTTCGAGCCGCGCGTACCCCGCAGCCGTCCGTGGGAGATCGTGCGGCGCCGTCGAGCGTCCCAAGCATCCGCCGAGCCGATCATGGCCGTGCGCGAACTGAACCTGTGCATCCCGGCGGGCGAGTGCTACGGCCTGCTGGGCCCGAACGGTGCCGGCAAGACGACGACGGTGAAGATGATCTCCACCCTGCTAGAGCCCACCGCCGGCGCCGCGCTGGTCTGCGGCTATGACACCGTGCAAGAGGGCGCGGACGTGCGCGGCAGCATCGGCGTCATGTTCGCCGGCGAGCGCGGGCTCTACTGGCGGCTGACAGGACGCGAAAACCTGGAGCTGTTCGGGCGCATGGAGTACATGACCGGGTCGGCCATCCGCGAGCGCACGGAGCGCCTGCTGGACCACCTGGGTCTGGCGGACCGCGCCGATCAACTCGTTGAGACCTACAGCACGGGCATGAAGCAACGCCTCAACCTGGCCCGCACGCTGCTCCACGACCCGCCGGTGCTCATGCTCGACGAGCCCACCGCGGCGCTGGACCCGGCCGCCGCGCGCGGGACGCGCCGGCTGATTCGCGAGCTGAGCCGGGAGGGCAAAGCCGTCCTGCTCACCACGCACAGCATGCACGAGGCGGAAGAGATCTGTGACCGCGTCGGCATCATCCACCGCGGCGTGCTGGTGGCGGAGGGCGCCCCGCGAGAGCTGATCCGCGAAGCCGGCCTGGAGCCGCGACTCGAGCTGCGCCTCGGCGGCGACCTCCAGGCCGCCCGGACGGCCCTGGGCAACCAGGCGCTGTGGTGGGGCGACGCGGCGGACGATGGATCAATCGAGGCCGCGGTGCGGGCCGCCGACGGCTGGCGCACGGCCCATGCCCTCGACGAGCGGCTGCGCCGGGATGGCGTGACCATCGAGGACGCCCGCTTGCGCGACGCCACGCTCGAGGACGCCTTCATCAAGCTCACCGGCGTGCGCCTGGAAGGCCCGTTCGAACGTGTCTGA